From Bacillota bacterium, a single genomic window includes:
- the asnB gene encoding asparagine synthase (glutamine-hydrolyzing), translated as MSGFLGIWRKNSGIVFPDMKGLTSVMAHRGPDGYGQFISWPAAFGYRGLKIIDLSEGRQPFFNEDHSLCLVCNGTIYNYLQLRQELIDRGHRFQSEGDTEVVLHLYEEEGENCVNRLRGTFAFCIYDRVEKLFFGARDRFGNKPLYYVETEDYFAVASEAKALLGLPGCPRNLDESVLSHYLTFQYVPEPWTMFEGIFKIPPAHTFTYRDDHLALSRYWMIRFQPQHASLEDFTAGTRKILGETVKLYTQSALPLGAFLSGGIDSSVIVALLREHGPVSTFSVGYEDPGYSELSEAAETARYLETDHEEYLIDPQEFWDHLPRLVWHFDDPVADPAAISLYFVARMARKKVAVTLSGEGADEVFGGYGIYHEPKSLAPLTWLPSPLLEVIGRGAHRIPGGIPGRNYLMRAATPLRERFLGNARIFSEEDKKLLLKRSASPPARCITDPLYDEAKRYGYDDVTAMQHIDLHTWMVGDILVKADRMSMANSLELRTPFLDHHVFEFAATIPTGYKLRKGLTKYVLRQAFTDLLPVAAINRPKRGFPVPTRVWLRGPLARQVKELLSDPFLDRYFARAEILRLIADHREGKADNSRKLWVLIILAHWWQQFMREKQ; from the coding sequence ATGAGTGGTTTTCTGGGGATCTGGAGGAAGAACAGCGGCATCGTATTTCCCGATATGAAGGGGTTGACCTCGGTTATGGCACATCGCGGCCCCGACGGATACGGGCAGTTCATTTCCTGGCCGGCAGCGTTTGGTTACCGGGGCTTGAAGATCATTGATCTTTCGGAGGGGCGGCAACCATTTTTCAACGAGGACCATTCTCTTTGCCTGGTGTGCAACGGCACAATTTACAACTATCTTCAACTGCGGCAGGAGTTGATCGACAGGGGGCATCGATTTCAAAGTGAAGGTGATACCGAGGTTGTCCTGCATCTTTACGAAGAAGAAGGCGAAAATTGTGTGAACCGTCTGCGTGGAACGTTTGCTTTCTGTATTTATGACCGGGTAGAGAAACTTTTTTTCGGGGCCCGGGATCGATTTGGCAATAAACCGCTGTACTACGTGGAAACGGAAGATTATTTTGCCGTGGCTTCCGAAGCGAAAGCGTTGCTAGGCTTGCCCGGTTGCCCGCGAAATCTTGATGAATCTGTTCTCTCCCATTACCTTACCTTTCAATATGTTCCGGAACCGTGGACAATGTTCGAGGGCATCTTCAAGATACCCCCCGCTCATACCTTTACCTACAGGGACGACCATCTGGCCTTGAGCCGCTACTGGATGATCAGATTTCAGCCGCAGCACGCTTCCCTGGAAGATTTTACGGCCGGCACGCGCAAAATACTGGGTGAAACCGTAAAACTCTATACACAGAGTGCATTGCCCCTGGGCGCCTTTCTCTCCGGGGGGATCGATTCAAGCGTGATCGTTGCCTTGCTGCGCGAGCATGGCCCGGTTTCTACCTTCAGTGTCGGTTACGAAGACCCTGGCTACAGTGAACTTTCCGAGGCGGCGGAGACGGCTCGTTATCTGGAAACCGATCATGAAGAGTATCTGATCGATCCGCAGGAATTCTGGGACCACCTTCCCCGCCTTGTCTGGCATTTTGACGATCCCGTGGCCGATCCGGCGGCGATATCTCTTTATTTCGTGGCCCGTATGGCCCGCAAAAAAGTGGCCGTTACCCTTTCCGGTGAAGGTGCCGATGAGGTCTTTGGCGGCTATGGCATCTATCACGAGCCGAAATCTCTTGCCCCCCTGACCTGGTTGCCATCGCCTCTGCTGGAAGTGATCGGGAGAGGGGCGCACCGGATACCGGGAGGCATCCCCGGCAGGAATTATCTGATGCGGGCGGCTACCCCTCTGCGGGAGCGTTTTCTGGGCAATGCGCGCATCTTCTCGGAGGAGGATAAAAAATTGCTTTTGAAGAGAAGCGCCTCCCCGCCGGCACGGTGCATCACCGATCCTCTCTATGATGAAGCAAAGCGATACGGCTACGATGATGTCACGGCGATGCAACATATTGACCTGCACACCTGGATGGTCGGTGACATCCTGGTCAAAGCGGACAGAATGTCCATGGCCAATTCTCTGGAGCTGCGTACCCCGTTTCTGGACCACCATGTGTTTGAATTCGCGGCTACCATTCCCACCGGATACAAACTCAGGAAGGGTCTCACCAAGTATGTTCTGAGACAGGCTTTTACCGATCTCCTGCCCGTGGCGGCCATCAACAGGCCCAAGAGGGGTTTTCCGGTTCCTACCCGGGTCTGGCTGCGGGGGCCCCTCGCCCGGCAGGTGAAGGAGCTGCTTTCCGATCCTTTCCTGGACAGATATTTCGCAAGGGCGGAAATCCTTCGCCTTATCGCCGATCACCGGGAGGGGAAGGCGGATAACAGCCGAAAGTTGTGGGTTCTGATCATCCTGGCCCACTGGTGGCAACAGTTCATGAGAGAAAAACAGTGA
- the larC gene encoding nickel pincer cofactor biosynthesis protein LarC, which produces MVNLHMDNRKIIYLDCYCGISGDMLLGALLDAGLELAALEEGLSSLGLEGYRLGKQRVMRRGIAGTSFFIKSAGGAVHRKYGDIVRLIEAASLPGKVKEQALRVFNRLAMVEARIHGVPLADVVFHEIGALDSILDIVGGTLALHLLGIDRIVSSPLPLGRGMIEISHGSVPLPAPATAALLAAGDAPVYGVEMKGELVTPTGAAMVTTLADSFGEIPDFTLESVGYGAGKKEYDLPNFLRVLIGTVCETEPRREKINIIEANMDDLNPEITGYMMEKLFSEGALDVFFTPIQMKKNRPAVKLSVISPPDLAVQLMDRIFLETSTLGCRVMEAWKEALPRSVEKVETPWGPVRFKVVNSKVQDTTINRFTPEYEDCLSIARREQLPLREVYEKVVEFYRTIPGDINKGKDDSRG; this is translated from the coding sequence TTGGTAAACTTGCATATGGACAACAGGAAGATCATTTATCTGGACTGCTACTGTGGTATCAGCGGCGATATGTTGCTGGGTGCCTTGCTTGATGCCGGCCTGGAACTTGCCGCGTTGGAGGAGGGTTTGTCCTCGCTTGGCCTTGAAGGTTACCGGCTCGGCAAGCAGCGGGTCATGCGCCGGGGCATTGCCGGCACTTCCTTTTTCATCAAGTCCGCGGGGGGGGCCGTCCATAGAAAATACGGCGATATCGTACGACTCATCGAAGCCGCTTCCCTGCCCGGAAAGGTAAAAGAGCAGGCATTGCGGGTGTTCAACCGCCTGGCGATGGTGGAGGCCCGTATCCACGGGGTGCCCCTCGCAGATGTTGTTTTTCATGAAATAGGAGCCCTCGATTCCATCCTCGATATCGTGGGCGGGACCCTGGCTCTACACCTTCTGGGTATCGACAGGATCGTCTCTTCCCCGCTGCCTCTGGGCCGCGGCATGATCGAGATAAGCCACGGGTCTGTACCCTTGCCCGCCCCTGCAACGGCGGCCCTTCTTGCTGCCGGGGATGCCCCTGTTTACGGGGTGGAGATGAAGGGTGAGTTGGTTACCCCTACCGGAGCGGCAATGGTTACGACACTGGCCGACAGTTTCGGGGAAATTCCGGATTTTACCCTGGAATCCGTGGGCTACGGTGCGGGCAAGAAAGAATACGATCTTCCCAATTTTCTCCGGGTACTCATAGGCACTGTCTGTGAAACAGAACCGCGGCGGGAGAAAATAAATATCATCGAAGCCAATATGGATGACCTGAATCCGGAGATCACAGGTTACATGATGGAAAAACTGTTTTCGGAAGGTGCTCTTGACGTATTTTTTACACCGATCCAGATGAAAAAAAATCGACCGGCGGTGAAGCTCTCGGTAATCTCGCCTCCGGATCTGGCAGTTCAATTGATGGACAGGATCTTTCTGGAGACTTCTACCCTGGGATGTCGGGTCATGGAAGCGTGGAAGGAGGCGTTGCCAAGGTCAGTTGAAAAGGTGGAGACTCCCTGGGGGCCGGTACGGTTCAAGGTTGTGAACAGCAAGGTGCAGGACACGACCATCAACCGCTTCACGCCGGAATATGAAGATTGCCTTTCCATCGCCCGGCGGGAGCAGCTTCCCCTGCGGGAAGTTTACGAGAAAGTTGTGGAATTTTACCGAACAATCCCGGGGGATATAAACAAGGGCAAGGATGATAGTCGGGGGTAG
- a CDS encoding thioredoxin domain-containing protein produces MKTTAKQTNRLIDEKSPYLLQHAYNPVDWYPWGEEAFKKARDEDKLIFLSIGYSTCHWCHVMEKESFADPAVARLLNHDFVSIKLDREERPDLDGYFMSVCQMLTGQGGWPLTIVMTPCKKPFFAGTYFPRDSRYGLPGLLTLLPKLSRLWKEERARVSKSSAELCEMVREIHASSADTGHELPGMELLTDAFDRLAEIHDCHYGGFGHSPKFPLPQNLMFLLRFWRSNGENKALDMVTGTLDHMIRGGIFDQLGFGFHRYSTDQEWLVPHFEKMLHDQALMALVYLEAHQVTADGRYSEAAGQILDYVLRDLISPDGAFFAAEDADSEGEEGAFYVWTPAEIKRILGEERGHLFCVYYGVTGEGNFVHGKSVLHRRYEVEDFARREAMNTDAVKVFLKDSRAQLLEARSNRERPFRDEKIIVGWNGLMIAALARASIVLNDGSLAEIATAAVRFIEQHMFTEEGRLLRCYRKGEAAVPAFLEDYAFLIWGLIELYQATFKAGHLRLALSLNEDMLDLFSDDDDGGLNFAADREEEFLYIKADAQDGALPSGNSVAALNLLKLGRLCREPRLEKRGESIIRSFSGDARHSPTAFTFLLSALDLAHASPEDVVISGREDAAETTAFLEIVQSGFNPQRTVHLYRGENGGEQIRDLCPFLAEMQRDGDPARAFVCRERRCLPPVKEASALRDLLH; encoded by the coding sequence GTGAAGACGACCGCCAAACAGACAAACCGCCTGATCGATGAAAAATCTCCTTATCTATTGCAGCATGCCTACAACCCCGTTGATTGGTATCCCTGGGGTGAGGAGGCATTCAAAAAGGCGCGGGATGAGGATAAACTTATTTTTCTGAGCATCGGTTACTCAACATGTCACTGGTGTCACGTCATGGAAAAAGAGAGTTTTGCCGATCCGGCCGTGGCCAGGCTGCTCAACCATGATTTTGTGTCCATCAAGCTTGATCGAGAGGAGCGCCCCGATCTGGATGGCTATTTTATGAGTGTATGCCAGATGCTTACTGGCCAGGGGGGATGGCCCCTGACCATAGTCATGACCCCGTGTAAAAAGCCATTCTTTGCCGGTACCTATTTCCCCAGGGATTCCCGGTACGGGCTACCCGGACTTCTGACCCTGTTACCCAAACTTTCCAGACTGTGGAAAGAAGAGCGTGCCAGGGTGTCCAAATCCAGTGCAGAGCTGTGCGAGATGGTCAGAGAAATTCATGCGTCATCGGCAGATACGGGGCATGAATTGCCAGGCATGGAGTTGTTGACGGATGCTTTCGACAGACTGGCAGAGATTCATGACTGCCATTACGGCGGTTTTGGCCATAGCCCAAAATTCCCCCTCCCCCAGAACCTGATGTTTCTGTTGCGTTTCTGGCGAAGTAACGGGGAAAATAAAGCGCTCGATATGGTAACCGGTACACTGGATCATATGATCCGTGGGGGTATTTTTGATCAGCTGGGGTTTGGTTTTCATCGTTATTCGACTGACCAGGAATGGCTGGTACCGCACTTTGAAAAAATGCTCCATGACCAGGCGCTGATGGCCCTCGTTTACCTGGAAGCTCATCAGGTTACTGCGGATGGACGATATTCAGAAGCTGCCGGGCAGATTCTGGATTATGTGTTGAGGGACCTGATTTCTCCCGATGGCGCTTTTTTTGCCGCCGAGGATGCCGACAGTGAAGGAGAGGAAGGGGCCTTCTATGTCTGGACGCCTGCGGAGATAAAACGGATACTGGGTGAGGAGAGGGGGCATCTGTTCTGTGTTTATTACGGCGTAACCGGGGAGGGAAATTTTGTACATGGGAAGAGTGTTCTTCACCGCCGATATGAAGTGGAAGATTTTGCCCGACGTGAAGCCATGAATACCGATGCAGTGAAAGTTTTTCTGAAAGATTCACGTGCACAGCTTCTTGAAGCCCGTTCCAACCGGGAACGACCCTTCCGTGATGAAAAAATCATCGTTGGCTGGAACGGGTTGATGATTGCAGCCCTGGCCAGGGCATCAATTGTCCTGAATGATGGTTCATTGGCCGAGATTGCCACTGCGGCAGTGCGCTTCATTGAGCAACATATGTTTACGGAGGAGGGAAGGTTGCTCAGATGCTACCGGAAAGGAGAGGCAGCGGTTCCGGCTTTTCTGGAGGATTATGCTTTTTTGATTTGGGGCTTGATTGAATTGTACCAGGCCACATTCAAGGCCGGGCATCTGCGCCTGGCACTCTCGTTGAATGAAGACATGTTGGACCTGTTTTCCGATGATGATGACGGCGGGCTGAACTTTGCAGCTGACCGCGAGGAAGAATTTTTGTATATCAAAGCCGATGCACAGGATGGTGCTCTTCCTTCGGGCAATTCCGTGGCTGCTTTGAACTTGCTGAAATTGGGGCGCCTGTGCCGTGAACCCCGGCTCGAGAAACGCGGGGAAAGCATAATCCGTTCCTTTTCCGGTGATGCCCGGCATTCTCCTACCGCTTTTACATTCCTGTTATCCGCGCTGGACCTGGCTCATGCCTCCCCGGAGGATGTGGTAATCTCCGGCAGGGAAGATGCTGCCGAAACAACTGCTTTCCTGGAAATCGTGCAGAGTGGGTTCAATCCGCAGCGAACCGTGCATCTTTACCGGGGTGAAAATGGTGGGGAGCAGATTCGTGACCTCTGCCCTTTTCTCGCGGAGATGCAACGTGACGGAGATCCGGCACGGGCTTTTGTTTGCCGTGAACGACGCTGCCTTCCTCCGGTAAAGGAAGCATCCGCGCTGCGGGATCTTCTCCACTAA
- the larB gene encoding nickel pincer cofactor biosynthesis protein LarB — protein sequence MDKQKIADLLQKVKEQKISVEEAMEALRRLPYEDLGFAKIDHQRQLQKGFPEVIYCPGKTEEQIVEIIGRLEQWGALVLATRAELNVYEAVRKVFPTAEYHERCRMLVVRPPGVPLPAPEGKIVVMAAGTADIPVADEAALTAALMGGRVVKIYDIGVAGIHRLFDHWTRIKDARVIVAVAGMEGALPSVVGGMVACPVIAVPTSVGYGAHFDGLAPLLSMLNSCASGVAVVNVDNGFGAGYTAALINRIGDRK from the coding sequence ATGGACAAGCAGAAAATTGCGGATCTGTTGCAGAAAGTCAAGGAACAGAAAATCAGCGTCGAGGAAGCGATGGAGGCCTTGCGGAGGCTTCCGTACGAGGATCTGGGATTTGCCAAGATAGATCATCAAAGGCAATTGCAGAAGGGTTTTCCCGAGGTTATATACTGCCCCGGGAAGACGGAAGAGCAGATCGTGGAAATAATAGGGCGGCTGGAACAATGGGGAGCTTTGGTTCTTGCTACCAGGGCCGAATTGAATGTCTATGAGGCGGTCCGCAAGGTTTTTCCCACTGCCGAATACCACGAGCGTTGTCGCATGCTGGTGGTACGTCCACCCGGCGTCCCCCTTCCGGCTCCGGAAGGGAAGATCGTGGTTATGGCGGCCGGTACCGCCGACATACCCGTCGCCGATGAGGCGGCACTCACTGCTGCTCTCATGGGTGGCAGGGTGGTGAAGATTTACGATATCGGTGTTGCCGGTATCCATCGCCTTTTTGACCACTGGACCCGGATAAAGGATGCCCGTGTCATCGTTGCCGTGGCCGGAATGGAGGGTGCTCTGCCCAGTGTTGTCGGCGGCATGGTTGCCTGTCCGGTAATTGCCGTTCCCACCAGCGTGGGCTATGGTGCACATTTCGATGGCCTGGCCCCTCTGCTGAGCATGTTGAACAGCTGCGCTTCCGGTGTGGCTGTTGTCAATGTGGACAACGGATTCGGGGCCGGTTACACGGCGGCCCTGATCAACCGGATCGGGGATAGAAAATGA